In a single window of the Oscarella lobularis chromosome 4, ooOscLobu1.1, whole genome shotgun sequence genome:
- the LOC136185979 gene encoding kinesin-like protein KIF3A isoform X1: MEKQQRDSDNVHVTVRCRPLSETEISQGHAAVVDCDSVRGTVTIKTDRKHHDASRSFTFDTVFGPDSKQMDVYNATARPIIDSVLEGYNGTIFAYGQTGTGKTFTMEGNRSVPELTGIIPNSFAHVFSHIGKSEGDATFLVRCSYLEIYNEEVRDLLDKNHKTRKEVKERPDVGVYVKDLLSFVVKNMDDMEKIMTIGNKNRVVGRTNMNEHSSRSHAIFTVTIECSTLGIDKKPHLRMGKLNLVDLAGSERQSKTGATGERLKEATKINLSLSTLGNVISALVDGKSTHIPYRNSNLTRLLQDSLGGNAKTVMIANIGPAGYNYDETLSTLRYADRAKRIKNKARINEDPKDALLRQYQEEIEMLRKQLEEDNEDSEGDESEEEVEEEDENGRKVVRKRKKERKRSITPKQMSAMQAKIEAERRKLEASKDLAEAEKERAAEALKKRQEDLARAHQEHTELENKLQHLKSKLIVGGENLFEKAKKQERLLEDSHRELEASMRGKRALLKQIKETEAEKIDLKERFKDLKEEAAAKTKMIKKVWSMLVAAKSELEDLNDEFRREREDIQENIRALSRDLQLQQLALDSFIPPEYQELIEKHCLWNEEIGEWQLRGVAYAGNNMRKLPSPQAEKPRPDVSAYRCRLPRCHCRDIPQFGQPDMSSIYLSYGVSGTDRKTKGRSGESKKATGKLKSSKGRPASTRTKGGTSAPDRQADFPKSRGLMTPQKHFA, from the exons ATGGAGAAACAACAGCGCGACTCGGACAATGTCCACGTAACGGTTCGCTGTCGACCGCTGAGCGAAACTGAAATTAGTCAGGGACACGCAGCGGTGGTCGACTGCGATTCGGTGCGAGGAACGGTTACGATCAAGACTGATCGGAAACACCATGACGCGAGCCGATCTTTTACATTTGACACCGTATTCGGTCCCGATTCGAAGCAAATGGACGTCTAtaacgcgacggcgagaccCATCATCGATTCCGTATTGGAGGGATATAATG GAACGATTTTTGCATATGGGCAGACCGGAACGGGAAAAACGTTTACAATGGAGGGAAATCGAAGCGTGCCGGAATTGACTGGAATTATACCCAATTCATTTGCTCACGTATTTAGTCACATAGGGAAGTCGGAAGGAGATGCGAC CTTTCTTGTCCGCTGTTCGTATTTGGAAATTTACAATGAGGAAGTGAGGGATTTGCTGGATAAAAACCacaaaacgagaaaagag GTGAAGGAACGTCCCGATGTGGGCGTCTACGTCAAAgatcttctttcgtttgTCGTGAAAAACATGGACGACATGGAGAAAATAATGACAATAGGAAACAAGAATC GTGTAGTGGGTCGAACCAATATGAACGAACATTCGTCGAGATCTCACGCAATTTTCACAGTTACCATAGAATGCAGTACACTGGGCATCGACAAGAAACCTCACTTGCGCATGGGAAAACTGAATCTAGTCGATTTAgct GGATCTGAGCGTCAGTCGAAAACTGGCGCCACAGGGGAGCGGTtgaaagaagcgacgaaaatcaaTCTGTCGCTATCAACTCTTGGAAATGTAATCTCAGCTCTGGTCGACGGCAAAAGCACGCACATTCCCTATCGAAATTCGAATCTGACGCGTCTGCTCCAAGACTCTCTTGGCGGCAACGCTAAGACGGTCATGATTGCGAATATAGGTCCGGCTGGGTATAATTACGACGAAACACTGAGTACCTTGAG GTATGCTGATAGGGCTAAGAGGATTAAGAACAAGGCGCGTATCAACGAGGATCCGAAGGATGCACTGCTTCGGCAATATCAAGAGGAAATTGAAATGCTTAGAAAGCAATTGGAAGAAGATAATGAAG ACTCCGAAGGCGACGAGTCGGAAGAAGAGgtggaagaggaggacgagaATGGGCGGAAAGTtgtgaggaagaggaagaaagaaa GAAAGCGATCAATTACTCCGAAACAAATGTCGGCAATGCaggcaaaaattgaagctgAGAGACGCAAGTTGGAAGCCAGTAAGGATCTCGCCGAAGCGGAGAAGGAAAGGGCGGCGGAAGCACTGAAAAAGCGGCAGGAGGACTTGGCTCGCGCTCA TCAGGAGCACACGGAGTTGGAGAACAAGTTACAGCATTTGAAGTCGAAACTGATCGTTGGCGGGGAAAATTTGTTcgagaaggcgaaaaagcAGGAGCGATTGCTTGAGGACTCGCATCGCGAGCTGGAGGCGAGCATGAGAGGAAAGCGAGCTTTGCTGAAACAGATCAAAGAGACGGAG GCGGAGAAAATTGACTTGAAAGAGCGCTTCAAGGATCTCAAAGAAGAGGCGGCGGCCAAAACGAAAATGATCAAAAAAGTATGGTCAATGCTGGTAGCAGCGAAGTCGGAG CTGGAAGACTtgaacgacgaatttcgccgAGAGCGAGAAGATATACAGGAAAACATTCGAGCACTCTCTAGAGATCTTCAGCTGCAACAATTAGCGTTAGACAGCTTTATTCCGCCTGAATACCAG GAACTCATCGAAAAACACTGCCTGTGGAATGAAGAAATAGGCGAATGGCAATTG AGAGGAGTAGCGTATGCCGGTAACAACATGCGAAAATTACCTTCTCCACAAGCGGAGAAACCCAGGCCCGACGTAAGCGCGTACCGTTGCCGACTTCCTCGTTGTCACTGTCGCGATATTCCACAGTTTGGCCAACCGGACATGTCGAGCATTTATCTCTCCTACGGCGTGTCTGGTACAGACCGAAAAACGAAAGGGCGAAGTGGCGAGTCCAAAAAGGCGACCGGAAAATTGAAATCATCGAAAGGACGAccagcgtcgacgcgaac GAAAGGAGGCACATCAGCGCCCGATCGCCAAGCGGACTTTCCCAAATCGAGAGGACTAATGACGCCACAGAAGCACTTTGCGTAG
- the LOC136185979 gene encoding kinesin-like protein KIF3A isoform X2, whose protein sequence is MEKQQRDSDNVHVTVRCRPLSETEISQGHAAVVDCDSVRGTVTIKTDRKHHDASRSFTFDTVFGPDSKQMDVYNATARPIIDSVLEGYNGTIFAYGQTGTGKTFTMEGNRSVPELTGIIPNSFAHVFSHIGKSEGDATFLVRCSYLEIYNEEVRDLLDKNHKTRKEVKERPDVGVYVKDLLSFVVKNMDDMEKIMTIGNKNRVVGRTNMNEHSSRSHAIFTVTIECSTLGIDKKPHLRMGKLNLVDLAGSERQSKTGATGERLKEATKINLSLSTLGNVISALVDGKSTHIPYRNSNLTRLLQDSLGGNAKTVMIANIGPAGYNYDETLSTLRYADRAKRIKNKARINEDPKDALLRQYQEEIEMLRKQLEEDNEDSEGDESEEEVEEEDENGRKVVRKRKKERKRSITPKQMSAMQAKIEAERRKLEASKDLAEAEKERAAEALKKRQEDLARAHQEHTELENKLQHLKSKLIVGGENLFEKAKKQERLLEDSHRELEASMRGKRALLKQIKETEAEKIDLKERFKDLKEEAAAKTKMIKKVWSMLVAAKSELEDLNDEFRREREDIQENIRALSRDLQLQQLALDSFIPPEYQELIEKHCLWNEEIGEWQLRGVAYAGNNMRKLPSPQAEKPRPDFGQPDMSSIYLSYGVSGTDRKTKGRSGESKKATGKLKSSKGRPASTRTKGGTSAPDRQADFPKSRGLMTPQKHFA, encoded by the exons ATGGAGAAACAACAGCGCGACTCGGACAATGTCCACGTAACGGTTCGCTGTCGACCGCTGAGCGAAACTGAAATTAGTCAGGGACACGCAGCGGTGGTCGACTGCGATTCGGTGCGAGGAACGGTTACGATCAAGACTGATCGGAAACACCATGACGCGAGCCGATCTTTTACATTTGACACCGTATTCGGTCCCGATTCGAAGCAAATGGACGTCTAtaacgcgacggcgagaccCATCATCGATTCCGTATTGGAGGGATATAATG GAACGATTTTTGCATATGGGCAGACCGGAACGGGAAAAACGTTTACAATGGAGGGAAATCGAAGCGTGCCGGAATTGACTGGAATTATACCCAATTCATTTGCTCACGTATTTAGTCACATAGGGAAGTCGGAAGGAGATGCGAC CTTTCTTGTCCGCTGTTCGTATTTGGAAATTTACAATGAGGAAGTGAGGGATTTGCTGGATAAAAACCacaaaacgagaaaagag GTGAAGGAACGTCCCGATGTGGGCGTCTACGTCAAAgatcttctttcgtttgTCGTGAAAAACATGGACGACATGGAGAAAATAATGACAATAGGAAACAAGAATC GTGTAGTGGGTCGAACCAATATGAACGAACATTCGTCGAGATCTCACGCAATTTTCACAGTTACCATAGAATGCAGTACACTGGGCATCGACAAGAAACCTCACTTGCGCATGGGAAAACTGAATCTAGTCGATTTAgct GGATCTGAGCGTCAGTCGAAAACTGGCGCCACAGGGGAGCGGTtgaaagaagcgacgaaaatcaaTCTGTCGCTATCAACTCTTGGAAATGTAATCTCAGCTCTGGTCGACGGCAAAAGCACGCACATTCCCTATCGAAATTCGAATCTGACGCGTCTGCTCCAAGACTCTCTTGGCGGCAACGCTAAGACGGTCATGATTGCGAATATAGGTCCGGCTGGGTATAATTACGACGAAACACTGAGTACCTTGAG GTATGCTGATAGGGCTAAGAGGATTAAGAACAAGGCGCGTATCAACGAGGATCCGAAGGATGCACTGCTTCGGCAATATCAAGAGGAAATTGAAATGCTTAGAAAGCAATTGGAAGAAGATAATGAAG ACTCCGAAGGCGACGAGTCGGAAGAAGAGgtggaagaggaggacgagaATGGGCGGAAAGTtgtgaggaagaggaagaaagaaa GAAAGCGATCAATTACTCCGAAACAAATGTCGGCAATGCaggcaaaaattgaagctgAGAGACGCAAGTTGGAAGCCAGTAAGGATCTCGCCGAAGCGGAGAAGGAAAGGGCGGCGGAAGCACTGAAAAAGCGGCAGGAGGACTTGGCTCGCGCTCA TCAGGAGCACACGGAGTTGGAGAACAAGTTACAGCATTTGAAGTCGAAACTGATCGTTGGCGGGGAAAATTTGTTcgagaaggcgaaaaagcAGGAGCGATTGCTTGAGGACTCGCATCGCGAGCTGGAGGCGAGCATGAGAGGAAAGCGAGCTTTGCTGAAACAGATCAAAGAGACGGAG GCGGAGAAAATTGACTTGAAAGAGCGCTTCAAGGATCTCAAAGAAGAGGCGGCGGCCAAAACGAAAATGATCAAAAAAGTATGGTCAATGCTGGTAGCAGCGAAGTCGGAG CTGGAAGACTtgaacgacgaatttcgccgAGAGCGAGAAGATATACAGGAAAACATTCGAGCACTCTCTAGAGATCTTCAGCTGCAACAATTAGCGTTAGACAGCTTTATTCCGCCTGAATACCAG GAACTCATCGAAAAACACTGCCTGTGGAATGAAGAAATAGGCGAATGGCAATTG AGAGGAGTAGCGTATGCCGGTAACAACATGCGAAAATTACCTTCTCCACAAGCGGAGAAACCCAGGCCCGAC TTTGGCCAACCGGACATGTCGAGCATTTATCTCTCCTACGGCGTGTCTGGTACAGACCGAAAAACGAAAGGGCGAAGTGGCGAGTCCAAAAAGGCGACCGGAAAATTGAAATCATCGAAAGGACGAccagcgtcgacgcgaac GAAAGGAGGCACATCAGCGCCCGATCGCCAAGCGGACTTTCCCAAATCGAGAGGACTAATGACGCCACAGAAGCACTTTGCGTAG
- the LOC136185974 gene encoding mutS protein homolog 5-like isoform X1 — translation MMDEADLTVHRRSQIFDEDSEDSKIYLSVLWSGGRLGSSFYDTFSSELNFQLDIVERDDFEQLRNLLRQVRPQSILTSSKQDERFVKAIREMDFDVDEIEILPSSDYSVDVCKRRLLTLASLPGMPNHFNAEEKVIYVSSLVPPDSRNAVKSAGALLKHLDKKRVNVELENRDVHIPVLSVKQYLLNDIMAIDDNSLSALQVFRREHHPSTYKTGNASKEGLSLFGICNKTRTLIGSRRLKTWFMRPSRDLALLTQRFDAVDFLSSPRNSEIVASLRDSLKHVSNVLRILTRMVSAHVTIADWKSLYKTAYNSTYIGATCKSLPQEIEIFRKIGEVFTEDLQEIAGLIDKIVDFEESRAQHRFVVKLGVDEELDRKKDTYSQLPDLMTKVAEEELAKLDGAIKECNVLYFPQVGYILAIPCTAAEKEANDHQIPGLEFVYWANDFAHYKSARTKELDATLGDTQNEIRDYEHSIMRKLESTILEHTEVLFDVVEYAADLDCLMALAMTARENNFVKPDCTAENVIRVERGRHPLQELCTNPFVPNDVVVEPNSQRMKILTGPNASGKSVYLKQVALIVYMAHVGSFVPADSALIGLTDRIFTRIHSRESVSVGLSTFMIDLNQTAVALQSATESSLVLIDEFGKGTSTVDGLALLTSSLRFWLKQGERCPKVFVSTHFHSLVQQDLLPSSPYVHFQTMDVMCDGDDLIFLYELKDGQTTSSHACHIAAEAGVPEEVIVRAKEVSKLVLERRPIHRIHSASAETRAIRYAEIVDRFLSLDLTRDDATAFLSDYVLPAADSLD, via the exons ATGATGGACGAGGCCGATTTGACCGTCCATCGACGTTCGCAGATATTCGACGAAGATTCGGAAGACTCCAAG ATTTACCTAAGCGTTCTGTGGAGCGGCGGAAGGCTCGGATCGTCGTTCTACGACACCTTTTCGTCGGAACTAAACTTTCAACTGGACATAGTCGAAAGAGACGACTTCGAACAACTGAGAAATC TTTTACGTCAAGTACGTCCACAGTCGATCCTAACGAGTTCGAAGCAAGACGAGCGCTTCGTGAAAGCGATTCGCGAAAtggatttcgacgtcgacgaaatcgaaattttGCCGAGCAGCGATTAtt ctgtCGACGTTTGCAAACGACGTCTGCTGACGTTGGCATCGCTTCCGGGAATGCCGAATCATTTCAACGCGGAAGAGAAAGTAATCTACgtgtcgtcgctcgttccgCCGGATAGCCGCAATGCGGTGAAATCGGCCGGCGCACTGCTCAAGCATCTCGACAAGAAGAGAGTCAACGTCGAATTGGAGAACAGGGACGTGCACATTCCTGTGCTATCAGTGAAACAGTACCTATT GAATGACATCATGGCTATTGATGATAATTCTCTCAG TGCTCTGCAGGTTTTCCGTCGCGAGCATCATCCGTCTACGTACAAGACTGGTAACGCTTCGAAGGAAGGCCTTTCTCTATTTGGAATTTGCAATAAAACAAGAACTCTCATTGGAAGTAGAAGACTGAA AACGTGGTTTATGAGACCGAGTCGCGATCTCGCTCTCTTGACGCAAcgcttcgacgccgtcgattttctttcgtcgccgagaaaTTCGGAGATCGTCGCCTCTCTTCGCGACAGTCTCAAACACGTTTCAAACGTGctc CGAATTTTAACGAGAATGGTTTCGGCGCACGTCACCATTGCAGACTGGAAATCTCTCTATAAG ACTGCTTATAATTCGACATATATTGGGGCCACGTGCAAGTCTCTGCCCcaagaaatagaaatatttagaaaa ATTGGAGAAGTCTTCACTGAGGATCTGCAAGAGATAGCTGGTCTCATAGATAAAATT GTTGACTTCGAAGAATCTCGTGCTCAGCATCGATTTGTTGTCAAGCTTGGAGTCGATGAAGAATTAGACAGAA AGAAGGATACGTACAGTCAACTTCCTGACCTAATGACGAAAGTggcagaagaagaactggCAAAATTGGACGGAGCAATCAAAGAATGCAACGTGCTCTATTTTCCACAG GTTGGCTACATACTTGCAATTCCTTGCACGGCTGCCGAGAAAGAAGCGAACGATCATCAAATTCCTGGGCTAGAGTTCGTG TATTGGGCGAACGACTTCGCTCATTACAAGAGTGCAAGGACAAAGGAACTCGACGCTACCCTTGGGGATACTCAAAACGAAATACGAG ACTACGAGCATTCCATCATGCGCAAATTGGAGTCGACGATTCTCGAACACACAGAAGTTctattcgacgtcgtcgaatacgCCGCAGATTTAGACTG TTTGATGGCCTTGGCGATGACGGCTCGCGAGAATAACTTCGTAAAGCCAGACTGCACCGCGGAGAACGTgattcgcgtcgaacgcgGTCGTCATCCGCTCCAGGAACTCTGCACGAATCCGTTCGttccaaacgacgtcgtagtCGAACCGAATAGTCAAAGAATGAAAATTCTAACGGGACCCAACGCGAGCGGAAAAAGCGTCTATCTCAAACAG GTGGCTCTGATTGTCTATATGGCTCACGTCGGAAGTTTCGTGCCGGCCGACTCGGCTTTGATTGGTCTCACCGATCGGATATTCACTCGCATTCACTCTCGCGAAAGCGTCTCCGTTGGTCTGTCGACATTCATGATAGACTTGAATCAA acGGCCGTCGCCTTGCAATCGGCAACGGAGTCTTCGCTAGTTTTGATAGATGAATTCGGCAAAGGAACGTCGACA GTGGATGGCTTGGCTCTGTTGACttcttcgcttcgattttggcTCAAGCAGGGAGAACGCTGCCCAAAGGTTTTCGTATCGACTCACTTTCACAGTCTAGTTCAGCAAGACCTGCTCCCAAGCTCGCCTTACGTCCACTTCCAG ACGATGGACGTTATGtgcgacggagacgacttGATTTTCCTGTACGAACTCAAGGACGGTCAGACGACGAGCAGCCACGCTTGCCACATCGCAGCAGAGGCAGGTGTGCCCGAAGAAGTCATTGTCAGAGCAAAAGAG GTATCAAAGCTGGTCCTAGAGCGCCGGCCTATTCATCGCATTCATTCGGCCAGCGCCGAAACGCGAGCAATTCG ATACGCGGAGATCGTGGATCGCTTCTTGAGTCTCGATTTGACGAGAGACGACGCAACGGCATTCCTTAGCGATTACGTCCTACCAGCAGCCGATTCCCTCGACTAA
- the LOC136185974 gene encoding mutS protein homolog 5-like isoform X2: MMDEADLTVHRRSQIFDEDSEDSKIYLSVLWSGGRLGSSFYDTFSSELNFQLDIVERDDFEQLRNLLRQVRPQSILTSSKQDERFVKAIREMDFDVDEIEILPSSDYSVDVCKRRLLTLASLPGMPNHFNAEEKVIYVSSLVPPDSRNAVKSAGALLKHLDKKRVNVELENRDVHIPVLSVKQYLLNDIMAIDDNSLSALQVFRREHHPSTYKTGNASKEGLSLFGICNKTRTLIGSRRLKTWFMRPSRDLALLTQRFDAVDFLSSPRNSEIVASLRDSLKHVSNVLRILTRMVSAHVTIADWKSLYKTAYNSTYIGATCKSLPQEIEIFRKIGEVFTEDLQEIAGLIDKIVDFEESRAQHRFVVKLGVDEELDRKKDTYSQLPDLMTKVAEEELAKLDGAIKECNVLYFPQVGYILAIPCTAAEKEANDHQIPGLEFVYWANDFAHYKSARTKELDATLGDTQNEIRDYEHSIMRKLESTILEHTEVLFDVVEYAADLDCLMALAMTARENNFVKPDCTAENVIRVERGRHPLQELCTNPFVPNDVVVEPNSQRMKILTGPNASGKSVYLKQVALIVYMAHVGSFVPADSALIGLTDRIFTRIHSRESVSVGLSTFMIDLNQTAVALQSATESSLVLIDEFGKGTSTVDGLALLTSSLRFWLKQGERCPKVFVSTHFHSLVQQDLLPSSPYVHFQTMDVMCDGDDLIFLYELKDGQTTSSHACHIAAEAGVPEEVIVRAKEVSKLVLERRPIHRIHSASAETRAIR, translated from the exons ATGATGGACGAGGCCGATTTGACCGTCCATCGACGTTCGCAGATATTCGACGAAGATTCGGAAGACTCCAAG ATTTACCTAAGCGTTCTGTGGAGCGGCGGAAGGCTCGGATCGTCGTTCTACGACACCTTTTCGTCGGAACTAAACTTTCAACTGGACATAGTCGAAAGAGACGACTTCGAACAACTGAGAAATC TTTTACGTCAAGTACGTCCACAGTCGATCCTAACGAGTTCGAAGCAAGACGAGCGCTTCGTGAAAGCGATTCGCGAAAtggatttcgacgtcgacgaaatcgaaattttGCCGAGCAGCGATTAtt ctgtCGACGTTTGCAAACGACGTCTGCTGACGTTGGCATCGCTTCCGGGAATGCCGAATCATTTCAACGCGGAAGAGAAAGTAATCTACgtgtcgtcgctcgttccgCCGGATAGCCGCAATGCGGTGAAATCGGCCGGCGCACTGCTCAAGCATCTCGACAAGAAGAGAGTCAACGTCGAATTGGAGAACAGGGACGTGCACATTCCTGTGCTATCAGTGAAACAGTACCTATT GAATGACATCATGGCTATTGATGATAATTCTCTCAG TGCTCTGCAGGTTTTCCGTCGCGAGCATCATCCGTCTACGTACAAGACTGGTAACGCTTCGAAGGAAGGCCTTTCTCTATTTGGAATTTGCAATAAAACAAGAACTCTCATTGGAAGTAGAAGACTGAA AACGTGGTTTATGAGACCGAGTCGCGATCTCGCTCTCTTGACGCAAcgcttcgacgccgtcgattttctttcgtcgccgagaaaTTCGGAGATCGTCGCCTCTCTTCGCGACAGTCTCAAACACGTTTCAAACGTGctc CGAATTTTAACGAGAATGGTTTCGGCGCACGTCACCATTGCAGACTGGAAATCTCTCTATAAG ACTGCTTATAATTCGACATATATTGGGGCCACGTGCAAGTCTCTGCCCcaagaaatagaaatatttagaaaa ATTGGAGAAGTCTTCACTGAGGATCTGCAAGAGATAGCTGGTCTCATAGATAAAATT GTTGACTTCGAAGAATCTCGTGCTCAGCATCGATTTGTTGTCAAGCTTGGAGTCGATGAAGAATTAGACAGAA AGAAGGATACGTACAGTCAACTTCCTGACCTAATGACGAAAGTggcagaagaagaactggCAAAATTGGACGGAGCAATCAAAGAATGCAACGTGCTCTATTTTCCACAG GTTGGCTACATACTTGCAATTCCTTGCACGGCTGCCGAGAAAGAAGCGAACGATCATCAAATTCCTGGGCTAGAGTTCGTG TATTGGGCGAACGACTTCGCTCATTACAAGAGTGCAAGGACAAAGGAACTCGACGCTACCCTTGGGGATACTCAAAACGAAATACGAG ACTACGAGCATTCCATCATGCGCAAATTGGAGTCGACGATTCTCGAACACACAGAAGTTctattcgacgtcgtcgaatacgCCGCAGATTTAGACTG TTTGATGGCCTTGGCGATGACGGCTCGCGAGAATAACTTCGTAAAGCCAGACTGCACCGCGGAGAACGTgattcgcgtcgaacgcgGTCGTCATCCGCTCCAGGAACTCTGCACGAATCCGTTCGttccaaacgacgtcgtagtCGAACCGAATAGTCAAAGAATGAAAATTCTAACGGGACCCAACGCGAGCGGAAAAAGCGTCTATCTCAAACAG GTGGCTCTGATTGTCTATATGGCTCACGTCGGAAGTTTCGTGCCGGCCGACTCGGCTTTGATTGGTCTCACCGATCGGATATTCACTCGCATTCACTCTCGCGAAAGCGTCTCCGTTGGTCTGTCGACATTCATGATAGACTTGAATCAA acGGCCGTCGCCTTGCAATCGGCAACGGAGTCTTCGCTAGTTTTGATAGATGAATTCGGCAAAGGAACGTCGACA GTGGATGGCTTGGCTCTGTTGACttcttcgcttcgattttggcTCAAGCAGGGAGAACGCTGCCCAAAGGTTTTCGTATCGACTCACTTTCACAGTCTAGTTCAGCAAGACCTGCTCCCAAGCTCGCCTTACGTCCACTTCCAG ACGATGGACGTTATGtgcgacggagacgacttGATTTTCCTGTACGAACTCAAGGACGGTCAGACGACGAGCAGCCACGCTTGCCACATCGCAGCAGAGGCAGGTGTGCCCGAAGAAGTCATTGTCAGAGCAAAAGAG GTATCAAAGCTGGTCCTAGAGCGCCGGCCTATTCATCGCATTCATTCGGCCAGCGCCGAAACGCGAGCAATTCGGTAA